One genomic segment of Planctomycetia bacterium includes these proteins:
- a CDS encoding RsmD family RNA methyltransferase has translation MTKQRKQAAPSAETPEGPGFVRIIAGDWRRRQLPYHGDRRTRPMKDRVRENVYNLFQQVVEGTHALDLFAGTGALGFEALSRKAVRATFCEQHAGAAEQIRANAAMLGADDRAHVVTGDTFRYFATFTDEREPWLVFCSPPYDFYVSRHDELRDLIRGLYDRSPSGSWFAIESDSRFDAATWDWAEWDIRHYPPAVVAIAGK, from the coding sequence ATGACGAAGCAGCGAAAACAGGCCGCGCCGAGCGCCGAGACCCCGGAGGGGCCAGGATTCGTCCGGATTATCGCCGGCGATTGGCGGAGACGGCAGTTGCCGTATCACGGCGATCGGCGGACACGGCCGATGAAGGACCGCGTGCGCGAGAACGTCTACAACCTGTTCCAGCAGGTCGTGGAAGGGACGCACGCCCTCGACTTGTTTGCCGGGACCGGGGCGCTCGGCTTCGAGGCGCTCAGCCGCAAGGCGGTACGGGCGACGTTCTGCGAGCAACACGCCGGGGCCGCGGAGCAAATTCGCGCTAATGCCGCCATGCTGGGCGCGGACGACCGGGCGCATGTGGTGACGGGCGACACCTTTCGCTATTTTGCGACCTTTACGGACGAGCGCGAGCCATGGCTGGTGTTCTGCTCGCCGCCGTACGATTTTTACGTTTCGCGGCACGATGAACTGCGGGATCTGATCCGCGGACTCTACGACCGCTCCCCGTCCGGAAGTTGGTTCGCCATCGAATCCGACTCCCGCTTCGATGCGGCGACCTGGGACTGGGCGGAATGGGATATCCGCCACTATCCGCCGGCCGTGGTGGCGATCGCCGGGAAGTAG
- a CDS encoding Dabb family protein, with protein MKRWALLSAAGAVLIATITIQGGLLPERAAAFPDEKGEAAEPMLAHMVFFTLSDSTPENRAKLAAACDKYLNDHDGTVYYSAGIIADDLDRPVNVRDFDVGLHVVFKNRAAHDAYQTAPRHLQFIEENKSTWKSVRVFDSNIGAK; from the coding sequence GAAACGCTGGGCCTTGTTGTCGGCCGCCGGGGCCGTATTGATTGCCACCATCACCATTCAGGGAGGGCTGCTGCCGGAACGCGCGGCCGCTTTCCCCGACGAGAAGGGAGAAGCCGCGGAACCAATGTTAGCGCACATGGTCTTTTTCACGCTTAGTGACAGCACGCCGGAAAATCGCGCCAAATTGGCCGCGGCCTGCGACAAGTACCTGAACGACCACGACGGCACGGTCTACTACTCGGCCGGTATCATCGCCGACGATCTGGATCGCCCGGTGAACGTCCGCGACTTCGACGTGGGCCTGCACGTGGTCTTCAAAAATCGCGCCGCCCACGACGCCTACCAGACGGCCCCGCGGCACCTGCAATTCATCGAAGAAAACAAAAGCACGTGGAAATCCGTGCGGGTCTTCGATTCGAACATTGGTGCGAAATAG